In Aegilops tauschii subsp. strangulata cultivar AL8/78 chromosome 3, Aet v6.0, whole genome shotgun sequence, one genomic interval encodes:
- the LOC109778676 gene encoding uncharacterized protein translates to MAAMVGARRALFAARYSPRGKLAAALLSPTRRVGSPRSLPAERGCPRSLVPNRGAGSVASEQIDGDYHRDWGVQNAGNYGESRSKHSPDHFSRPLQRDPPSANSSDGIDRNKGVHADGGVNAHYGCNSEQPYQSGPYQRGGSYGLPDSRQPYTGARMNNEPPGYTARQSYGGNSAYGHQNPKGDIPSAHQQQTVTPAINGLSADGNVRRGRDVTGYDCGSGYNSRSNQESYTSGQYGYGPSAQSHQSSTGSDQQVFQQQKVDRISNGNYFNKPGNSASQYPTPSSSHKEHVAGSQQGHNGDFGYNTRQPDQGSGAYNHPSPNGGPPSTQQQHNGTGYATHNFGYNTQSNQQNYNGRQNGYGPSGQSYQNLTGNVQQQNDYQSHDPANRPVNSASQYPNTSHFHKEHVPVFQQGHKGDFGYNASQAYQSHYTTNKIDTQRNHREHFMNVNTDVQHSHNRTYPESHSDIQPITSAGNNLSSKPYQDNMYFQHSLPGSLPNNGSPSEVSDEASGISKGTIEELDKLCEDGNIKEALKALPVLQGKGIVLHAPQYFKLMQACADACALAEARQIHDQISQSELAVDIDVNNKILDMYAKCASMEDAKKLFSTMAQHDLTSWSTIISGFVHNGLGEEATDFFDRFKQTGDKPDSGMFTHVFLACGILGSVDEGMLHFESMQKDFDIIPSLDHYASIVNMLGQSGYVDEAREFVERMPMEPSADIWESLMNMCRLNGYLELGDRCAQIIERLDPSRLNEQSKTGLFPVNASDLAKEKERKKANTAEARSKVHEYRAGDRSHPETLKIYEELRYLAAHMKEAGYIADTRFVLHDVDPETKEDALLAHSERLAVSYGLITSAVRSPIRVIKNLRSCGDCHTALKIISKLVGRQIIARDAKRFHHFENGVCSCKDYW, encoded by the exons ATGGCTGCCATGGTTGGAGCGCGCAGGGCTCTCTTCGCCGCCCGCTACTCCCCTCGCGGCAAGCTCGCGGCCGCGCTCCTCTCCCCCACCCGTCGAGTCGGTTCTCCTCGCAG TCTTCCAGCTGAAAGAGGATGCCCGCGTTCTTTGGTTCCAAATCGAGGCGCTGGCAGTGTGGCATCCGAACAAATTGATGGAGACTATCACCGTGATTGGGGGGTGCAAAACGCAGGGAACTACGGAGAGTCCCGCTCAAAACACTCACCTGATCATTTCAGCCGCCCCTTGCAGAGGGACCCCCCTTCAGCTAATTCTTCAGATGGCATTGATAGAAATAAAGGTGTGCATGCTGATGGCGGTGTCAATGCACATTATGGATGCAATTCTGAACAGCCTTACCAGAGCGGACCTTACCAGAGGGGTGGATCGTATGGCTTACCAGATAGTCGCCAGCCATATACTGGTGCAAGAATGAATAACGAGCCACCTGGATATACTGCCAGGCAATCGTATGGGGGCAATAGTGCATATGGCCACCAAAACCCCAAGGGCGATATACCAAGTGCTCATCAGCAGCAGACTGTCACACCTGCTATTAATGGCCTTTCTGCAGATGGTAATGTGCGAAGAGGTCGTGACGTTACTGGATATGATTGCGGCTCTGGATACAATTCCCGAAGTAACCAGGAGAGCTATACTAGTGGGCAGTACGGATATGGCCCGTCAGCACAGTCACATCAAAGCTCAACTGGAAGTGACCAGCAAGTCTTTCAGCAACAGAAGGTTGATCGAATATCTAATGGTAATTACTTCAACAAGCCTGGCAATTCTGCGTCACAGTATCCAACTCCAAGCAGTTCCCATAAGGAGCATGTTGCAGGATCTCAACAAGGCCACAATGGTGATTTTGGATACAATACCAGGCAGCCTGATCAGGGAAGTGGTGCATACAATCACCCAAGTCCTAATGGAGGTCCACCAAGTACTCAGCAGCAGCACAATGGCACTGGATATGCCACACACAACTTTGGTTACAACACCCAAAGTAACCAGCAGAACTATAATGGTAGGCAGAATGGATACGGTCCTTCAGGACAGTCATATCAAAACTTAACTGGAAACGTTCAGCAGCAGAATGATTATCAAAGTCATGATCCTGCAAATAGGCCTGTGAATTCTGCCTCACAGTATCCGAATACTAGCCATTTCCATAAGGAGCATGTTCCAGTATTCCAGCAAGGCCACAAAGGTGATTTTGGATACAATGCTTCACAAGCATATCAGAGTCATTATACCACTAACAAAATTGACACGCAGAGAAATCATCGAGAGCATTTCATGAATGTAAACACAGATGTACAGCACAGCCATAACAGAACTTATCCAGAATCTCATTCAGATATTCAACCTATTACGTCAGCTGGGAACAACTTGAGCAGTAAGCCCTATCAAGATAATATGTATTTCCAGCATTCACTGCCTGGCAGCCTGCCAAATAATGGATCACCTTCTGAAGTATCTGATGAAGCCAGCGGCATATCCAAAGGTACTATTGAGGAACTGGATAAGTTATGTGAAGATGGGAACATAAAAGAAGCTTTGAAAGCTCTACCGGTGCTGCAAGGAaaaggcattgtactgcatgctCCTCAATACTTTAAACTGATGCAAGCATGCGCTGATGCATGTGCTCTTGCAGAAGCAAGACAAATACATGATCAAATATCTCAATCAGAACTAGCTGTTGACATAGATGTTAACAACAAAATTTTGGACATGTATGCTAAATGTGCCTCGATGGAAGATGCAAAGAAACTTTTCAGTACTATGGCGCAGCATGATTTGACATCTTGGAGCACTATAATCTCAGGGTTTGTGCATAATGGTCTTGGTGAAGAAGCAACTGACTTTTTTGATCGTTTTAAGCAGACGGGAGATAAGCCAGATTCTggcatgttcacacatgtatttttGGCCTGTGGAATTTTGGGATCAGTTGACGAGGGCATGTTGCATTTTGAATCAATGCAGAAGGATTTTGATATAATTCCTTCCCTGGATCATTATGCGAGCATTGTTAATATGCTTGGCCAGTCGGGCTATGTTGATGAAGCTCGTGAATTTGTTGAACGGATGCCTATGGAACCGAGCGCCGATATCTGGGAAAGTTTGATGAATATGTGCCGACTTAATGGATACTTAGAGCTTGGGGATCGTTGTGCTCAGATTATAGAACGCCTGGATCCTTCTAGGCTGAATGAGCAGTCTAAAACGGGTCTTTTCCCTGTAAATGCTTCAGACCTTGCAAAGGAGAAAGAAAGGAAAAAGGCTAATACTGCTGAAGCTAGGAGCAAAGTTCATGAATACAGAGCAGGGGATCGATCCCATCCAGAAACCCTTAAGATCTATGAAGAGCTGAGGTACTTGGCGGCTCATATGAAGGAGGCTGGCTATATTGCGGATACTCGATTTGTGCTTCACGACGTTGATCCAGAAACTAAAGAGGATGCCTTGCTAGCTCACAGTGAGAGACTAGCTGTTAGTTACGGTCTTATTACTAGTGCTGTCCGTTCGCCAATTCGGGTTATCAAGAATCTTCGCTCCTGTGGAGATTGCCACACAGCTTTGAAGATAATCTCTAAGCTTGTTGGCCGTCAGATCATTGCGAGGGATGCAAAGAGGTTCCACCATTTTGAAAATGGTGTGTGCTCTTGCAAAGATTATTGGTAA